The proteins below are encoded in one region of Glandiceps talaboti chromosome 17, keGlaTala1.1, whole genome shotgun sequence:
- the LOC144448423 gene encoding 12S rRNA N(4)-cytidine methyltransferase METTL15-like, with amino-acid sequence MLEEVLEFLSPRENQVFLDMTFGAGGHGKAILDACSNTTLYAMDRDPVAVDIATQLANDHYGDRLVPLEGKFSDLQQLLLSRNVCYNSIDGVLIDAGCSSMQMDCAERGFSLSKEGTLDMRMDGNRNPQQPTAADVVNALSEIDISKILKMYGEEKQARKIAKAIVQYRETFQPIATTKELAHIVSCVFTHREAQKRRDKLSRPAHSATKTFQALRIFVNNELNELAMGLEQAEQFIKPGGKLAVITFHSLEDRIAKRFLRGIDYNEKHSMTFRDKRRLGMGREDEEEEPTVWRQIRKKVLIPTDEDVVRNPRARSAKLRTAVKINNDVDSGDN; translated from the exons ATGTTGGAAGAAGTTCTGGAATTTCTATCACCACGTGAAAATCAG GTGTTTTTGGATATGACCTTTGGAGCTGGAGGTCACGGTAAAGCAATACTTGATGCTTGTAgtaatactacattgtatgccaTGGACAGAGACCCAGTGGCTGTTGACATAGCAACCCAACTAGCAAATGATCATTATGG AGACAGACTGGTACCCCTGGAAGGAAAGTTTAGTGATTTACAACAACTACTTTTGTCTCGTAATGTCTGTTATAATTCCATTGATGGTGTTCTAATAGATGCAGGTTGTTCATCAATGCAAATGGATTGTGCAGAGAGAGGGTTTTCACTGAGTAAGGAGGGTACTCTGGATATGAGAATGGATGGCAACAG GAATCCACAGCAACCAACTGCAGCTGATGTTGTCAATGCACTCAGTGAGATTGATATTTCTAAAATTCTGAAAATGTATGGAGAAGAGAAGCAAGCTAGGAAGATAGCTAAAGCCATTGTACAGTATCGTGAAACCTTTCAACCAATAGCTACAACCAAGGAACTAGCCCATATCGTGTCTTGTGTGTTTACGCATCGCGAAGCACAGAAAAGGAGGGATAAACTCAGCCGACCAGCGCATTCTGCGACGAAGACGTTTCAAGCATTGCGAATTTTTGTGAATAATGAACTGAATGAACTTGCCATGGGTTTGGAACAGGCTGAACAATTTATTAAACCAGGTGGAAAGTTAGCTGTTATAACATTCCACTCGTTGGAAGACAGAATCGCAAAGAGGTTCCTACGAGGAATCGATTACAACGAAAAACACAGTATGACTTTTAGAGATAAACGACGATTGGGTATGGGGAGAGAGGATGAGGAGGAAGAACCTACAGTATGGAGACAAATACGAAAGAAAGTGTTAATACCGACGGATGAAGATGTAGTTAGAAATCCACGTGCACGATCCGCAAAGTTACGAACTGCTGTGAAAATTAATAACGATGTCGACAGTGGGGACAATTAA